Proteins co-encoded in one Listeria ivanovii subsp. ivanovii genomic window:
- a CDS encoding cellulose biosynthesis cyclic di-GMP-binding regulatory protein BcsB, translating into MKKLIVMDLLIFVVLFLYRPDVFAADKTYQTVFGTDKTAQGKFAITKQNFTVENYWDVSNATAKLVYTITQLNEKEISTMTLKINDVAFYSFRPDKTDKGTRQIEIEIPKDKFKKGVNVLSMESFVYTDLPDGRCTIDETPANWLQFDKTSAVNISYSDKAFKRTIADFGERFTGIDTVKSQQSVVAVTGNAGDTELGAALEGLSGFSSANKLEDKNIPFGQYEEAKTRNGKNYMVLFSNYDNLPAAIKSQIKEAGKLEQRALLQVVKDSNTNILVITSKANDALKKAGKLIANQNYLSQLGTNSKWLTTDEKIDTPASNVDKNAKLTTTGDKLKGIGHVTQDYFISMPANRSASTGTEVSLDFRYAQNLDFEHSLVTILVNGKPIGSQKLSAKKANDDQVTFQIPSDLNVKGDFSVTVAFDLVLTNNYCGFIADSEIPWAYITPESIIKLNTTEETDLLFEQYPYPFVANGDFDNAVVVVPDKLSTEDTDSLANIFNLLGRFHDGNRGSFTAIHAKNWDKVKKDANVIAVGTMSNNPVIKNANDDLFFQYDKSGSYFLSNEKISIEKNYGKQLGSVQLIKSDGMQILAVAGPGEAQTKLGSELVSSKENLAKIYGDAAIVDNDNTIHSYRFKKVADTKEESFGTKMSNNKEVTVFGAFALLTVVLLGVAVLLILRKYRRK; encoded by the coding sequence ATGAAAAAGTTAATAGTTATGGACTTGCTTATATTCGTCGTATTATTCCTGTACAGGCCAGATGTTTTTGCAGCTGATAAAACATATCAAACCGTTTTTGGAACGGATAAAACAGCACAAGGGAAGTTTGCTATCACAAAGCAAAATTTCACGGTAGAAAATTATTGGGATGTCTCGAATGCGACAGCAAAATTAGTTTATACGATTACGCAATTAAATGAAAAAGAAATTTCTACCATGACACTGAAAATCAATGATGTAGCCTTTTATTCATTCCGCCCAGATAAGACGGACAAGGGAACACGCCAAATCGAAATAGAAATTCCTAAAGATAAATTTAAAAAAGGTGTCAACGTATTGTCGATGGAAAGCTTTGTATACACTGACTTACCAGATGGTCGTTGTACAATCGATGAGACTCCAGCTAACTGGCTTCAATTTGATAAAACGAGTGCAGTCAATATTAGTTATTCTGATAAGGCTTTTAAACGAACCATTGCTGATTTTGGTGAACGATTCACAGGTATTGATACGGTGAAAAGCCAGCAAAGTGTCGTTGCAGTTACGGGAAATGCTGGAGATACAGAACTTGGCGCGGCACTGGAAGGATTGTCAGGTTTCTCTTCTGCTAACAAACTAGAAGATAAGAACATTCCTTTTGGACAATATGAGGAAGCGAAAACGAGAAATGGTAAAAATTATATGGTACTATTTTCGAATTACGATAATTTGCCAGCCGCTATTAAATCACAAATAAAAGAAGCTGGAAAATTAGAACAACGAGCATTATTACAAGTAGTGAAAGACAGTAACACCAATATACTCGTGATTACCTCAAAAGCAAATGACGCACTAAAAAAAGCTGGAAAATTAATTGCTAACCAAAATTACTTAAGCCAGCTAGGAACCAACTCGAAATGGTTAACTACAGATGAAAAAATCGATACTCCCGCAAGTAATGTCGATAAAAATGCAAAATTAACAACTACTGGAGATAAGCTGAAAGGAATCGGTCATGTTACGCAAGACTATTTCATCAGTATGCCAGCGAATCGAAGTGCCTCAACTGGAACTGAAGTATCACTTGACTTTAGATACGCGCAAAACTTAGACTTTGAGCATTCGCTTGTAACGATTTTAGTCAACGGAAAACCAATTGGAAGTCAAAAATTATCCGCTAAAAAAGCAAACGATGATCAAGTAACTTTCCAAATTCCAAGTGATTTAAATGTTAAAGGTGATTTTTCGGTGACAGTGGCTTTTGATTTGGTCCTAACTAACAATTATTGTGGTTTCATTGCCGATTCAGAAATACCGTGGGCCTACATTACTCCAGAGTCTATTATTAAACTAAATACAACCGAAGAAACAGATTTATTATTCGAACAATATCCATATCCATTTGTTGCTAATGGTGACTTTGATAATGCAGTAGTTGTCGTACCAGATAAATTATCAACGGAAGACACCGATTCTTTAGCGAATATTTTTAATTTGCTTGGTCGTTTTCATGATGGGAACCGAGGAAGTTTCACTGCAATTCACGCGAAAAACTGGGACAAAGTCAAAAAGGATGCCAATGTTATCGCAGTAGGCACGATGAGTAATAATCCAGTGATTAAAAATGCCAATGACGATTTATTTTTCCAGTATGACAAATCAGGTAGTTATTTTTTATCCAATGAAAAGATTTCGATTGAGAAAAACTATGGAAAACAGCTTGGAAGTGTGCAGTTAATTAAATCAGATGGAATGCAGATCTTAGCTGTTGCTGGCCCTGGTGAGGCGCAAACAAAACTAGGTTCAGAGTTAGTGTCATCAAAAGAAAATCTCGCAAAAATTTATGGAGATGCAGCTATTGTGGATAATGATAACACGATTCATTCTTATCGATTTAAAAAAGTAGCTGATACGAAAGAGGAAAGTTTTGGGACGAAAATGAGTAACAATAAAGAAGTAACCGTCTTTGGAGCATTTGCGCTTTTAACGGTTGTCTTACTTGGAGTGGCTGTCCTACTCATCTTACGTAAATATCGCCGAAAGTGA
- a CDS encoding class I SAM-dependent methyltransferase — translation MNLDEIVDCMLLTNKGIQQTQTDHRMKLVDFWEIKDRDRVLEVGCGQGDTTAVLANAVGSNGFVQAIDIAPRSYGAPFTLGDATDHLKKSPLGNRMDFKLATNILQGDITFSEQEFDVAVLSHASWYFNSKDEFTRMLILLSKWARRVCYAEWDPQITDVKQSSHLLAVLTQASYEAFKKETQSNIRTFISPFDLKEIIAEHHWEIGKEASIYSEKMQDSRWEIEYTKNFTAKELEADLGVPDKFKSFLLSQIKLIHLENSLPMASYCTSWQGK, via the coding sequence ATGAATTTAGATGAAATAGTTGATTGCATGTTACTAACTAACAAAGGAATCCAGCAAACGCAAACAGACCATCGTATGAAATTAGTCGATTTTTGGGAAATAAAGGATAGGGACCGTGTACTTGAAGTTGGTTGTGGGCAAGGAGATACGACAGCAGTTCTAGCAAATGCAGTTGGTTCAAATGGTTTTGTTCAAGCGATTGATATTGCTCCAAGATCATACGGAGCACCGTTTACACTCGGAGATGCGACTGACCATTTGAAGAAGTCTCCCCTTGGTAATAGAATGGATTTTAAGCTTGCTACAAATATTTTACAAGGAGATATTACCTTTAGTGAGCAGGAATTTGATGTAGCCGTTTTATCTCATGCTTCTTGGTATTTTAATTCAAAAGATGAGTTTACTAGAATGCTCATTTTGCTTAGTAAGTGGGCGAGACGTGTTTGTTATGCCGAATGGGACCCGCAAATAACGGATGTTAAACAATCTTCCCATCTGCTTGCTGTTCTAACTCAAGCTTCTTATGAGGCTTTTAAAAAAGAAACGCAGTCGAATATTCGCACATTTATCAGCCCTTTTGATTTAAAAGAAATAATCGCCGAACATCACTGGGAAATTGGTAAAGAAGCAAGTATTTATTCGGAAAAGATGCAAGACAGTCGCTGGGAAATCGAATATACAAAGAATTTTACCGCAAAAGAACTGGAAGCTGATTTAGGTGTGCCAGATAAATTCAAATCATTTTTGCTAAGCCAGATAAAGCTTATTCATCTGGAAAATAGCTTACCAATGGCTTCATACTGTACTTCATGGCAAGGGAAATAA
- a CDS encoding diguanylate cyclase domain-containing protein produces the protein MKKITNNLYADIGFLFFILLCFVTIGFMINTPDEYLRNIIFLNITFLLVIITYFTNITLGLILNILYIFIYATYIIYEIVANQMAYGLDSYYWLIITPLFTVAGAMFTRNTSKLQEENTRIKQQNLYLGTIDQETLLKNIVSFQNDERIFSSISRRYDLPLSLMVIKVRHWRELKRFQSEDEMRLALQDISSVLESCIRTSDVLYLLDKQDATWGLLLLTDEPGGKLVADRIRSRIAEANTEEFAAKYRVKLELRIGTSQFDSEKVKTPLDFIDLATKELEYDV, from the coding sequence ATGAAAAAAATAACGAATAATTTATACGCAGATATTGGCTTTTTATTTTTCATCCTGCTTTGTTTCGTCACGATTGGTTTTATGATCAACACGCCGGATGAATATTTGCGTAATATTATCTTTTTAAATATTACTTTTTTACTTGTGATTATTACCTATTTTACCAATATAACGCTGGGGTTGATTTTAAATATCCTCTACATTTTCATTTACGCGACATACATTATTTATGAAATTGTTGCTAACCAAATGGCTTATGGATTGGATTCGTATTATTGGCTAATTATTACGCCACTTTTCACAGTAGCGGGAGCGATGTTTACACGAAATACATCTAAACTGCAAGAAGAAAATACGAGAATTAAACAACAAAACTTATATTTAGGTACAATCGACCAAGAAACTTTGCTTAAAAATATTGTTTCCTTCCAAAATGATGAACGTATTTTTTCTAGTATTTCTCGACGTTATGATTTGCCGCTTTCATTAATGGTTATCAAAGTAAGACATTGGCGCGAATTAAAACGATTCCAAAGTGAAGATGAAATGCGATTAGCTTTACAAGATATCTCATCGGTTTTAGAGTCATGTATCCGTACAAGTGATGTCCTTTACTTGCTAGACAAGCAGGACGCGACATGGGGATTGCTACTTCTAACCGATGAGCCGGGCGGGAAACTCGTTGCTGATCGAATTAGAAGTCGAATTGCTGAAGCCAACACGGAAGAATTCGCCGCAAAATATCGAGTGAAATTAGAACTCCGCATAGGAACTAGTCAATTTGACAGTGAAAAAGTCAAAACACCACTTGATTTTATTGATTTAGCGACAAAAGAATTAGAATATGACGTGTAA
- a CDS encoding PFL family protein gives METNQILETIRMIEEEKLDIRTITMGISLLDCMDGDGEVARKKIYHKIVTKAQNLVSVGEAIESEFGIPIINKRISVTPIAIIAGSSADSDYVEFAKTLDAAAKAVGVNFIGGYSALVQKGYTKGDEILIRSIPQALAETERVCSSVNVGSTRTGINMDAVRQMGEVIKETANLTADTQGLGCAKLVVFANAVEDNPFMAGAFHGVGEADCVINVGVSGPGVVKRAIEKVKGEPFDIVAETVKQTAFKITRMGQLVGQVASKKLGVPFGIVDLSLAPTPAIGDSVAHILEEMGLEMVGTHGTTAALALLNDAVKKGGVMACGHVGGLSGAFIPVSEDAGMIEAVQQGALNLEKLEAMTAICSVGLDMIAVPGDTTAETLAAMIADEAAIGVINNKTTAVRVIPASGTKVGDMVEFGGLLGTAPVMPVNGKSSADFIARGGRIPAPIHSFKN, from the coding sequence ATGGAAACAAATCAAATTTTAGAAACGATACGAATGATTGAAGAAGAAAAATTAGATATTCGAACCATTACTATGGGTATTTCTTTACTTGATTGTATGGACGGCGACGGGGAAGTTGCTAGAAAGAAAATTTATCATAAAATCGTCACGAAAGCGCAAAATTTAGTTTCTGTTGGAGAAGCGATTGAGTCTGAGTTTGGAATACCAATTATTAATAAGCGAATTTCAGTAACCCCAATCGCGATTATTGCCGGTTCAAGCGCAGATTCAGATTATGTAGAATTCGCGAAGACACTTGATGCAGCAGCGAAAGCAGTTGGTGTTAACTTTATCGGAGGTTATTCTGCACTTGTTCAAAAAGGTTATACAAAAGGCGATGAAATTTTAATTCGCTCCATTCCGCAAGCACTGGCGGAGACAGAACGCGTTTGTTCTTCTGTTAATGTCGGTTCAACCCGAACAGGAATTAACATGGATGCAGTTCGACAAATGGGTGAGGTCATTAAAGAAACAGCAAATTTAACCGCAGATACCCAAGGATTAGGTTGTGCGAAGTTGGTTGTCTTTGCAAATGCAGTGGAAGATAACCCATTTATGGCAGGAGCTTTCCACGGTGTTGGTGAAGCAGATTGCGTTATTAACGTTGGCGTAAGCGGCCCCGGAGTTGTGAAGCGTGCCATCGAAAAAGTAAAAGGCGAACCATTTGATATTGTCGCTGAAACAGTGAAGCAAACAGCTTTCAAAATTACCCGAATGGGACAACTTGTTGGGCAAGTAGCTTCCAAAAAACTGGGTGTTCCATTTGGAATTGTCGATTTATCACTTGCGCCAACCCCGGCTATCGGTGATTCAGTTGCGCATATTTTAGAAGAAATGGGCTTAGAAATGGTCGGGACACACGGAACCACGGCCGCACTTGCGCTTTTAAATGATGCGGTGAAAAAAGGTGGCGTGATGGCTTGCGGTCACGTTGGTGGATTGTCTGGCGCGTTTATTCCAGTTTCAGAAGATGCGGGGATGATTGAAGCAGTTCAGCAAGGTGCCCTTAATTTAGAAAAACTTGAAGCAATGACGGCGATTTGTTCAGTTGGACTTGATATGATTGCTGTTCCAGGTGACACAACAGCCGAAACACTTGCAGCGATGATTGCGGATGAGGCAGCGATTGGCGTTATCAATAATAAAACAACAGCCGTTCGCGTCATTCCGGCAAGCGGAACCAAAGTTGGCGATATGGTCGAATTTGGTGGCTTACTAGGAACCGCTCCAGTAATGCCAGTTAACGGAAAATCGTCTGCTGATTTTATTGCCCGCGGTGGTCGAATTCCAGCCCCAATTCACTCCTTTAAAAACTAG
- a CDS encoding LacI family DNA-binding transcriptional regulator, translated as MANIQEIAKLAGVSSATVSRVINKRDYVSEETRKRVQTIIDQLDYVPNLNAVSLKKGTTKLIGMVIPSFTDSLNVFLKSFTMIAQEHGYNVTLFMTRIDQDKELEALEMLRQKKIDALVLVIRSNDWKTIEHYTKYGPIVTWQRVESEKIPSVFMNQYDGYTLALEHLYEKGYRKFVNVYGNTTGLNTQSRMLAFKDFCERYDLDPHEFRQFYGMGSRQDGEKIAHWWEETSHKPDAFLTPNDYFAAGLLTEARRSGHHIPEDFAICGFDNMEIAHLLDMTTIHYPVNLQAENAFMLIMNKLFGSDLPLIDLDFHLVERKTT; from the coding sequence GTGGCAAACATACAAGAAATCGCGAAACTTGCGGGTGTTTCATCGGCAACTGTTTCACGAGTGATTAATAAACGTGATTATGTCAGCGAAGAAACCAGAAAGCGTGTCCAAACAATCATCGATCAACTAGATTATGTGCCAAACCTAAATGCAGTTTCATTAAAAAAAGGCACAACAAAGCTAATCGGGATGGTAATTCCGAGTTTCACTGACTCGCTCAATGTTTTTTTAAAGAGTTTTACAATGATTGCACAAGAGCATGGCTATAATGTTACCCTATTTATGACGAGAATTGATCAAGATAAAGAACTGGAAGCACTAGAGATGTTACGCCAAAAGAAAATTGATGCACTTGTTCTGGTGATTCGTTCTAACGACTGGAAAACGATTGAACATTATACTAAGTACGGACCGATTGTAACTTGGCAACGCGTAGAAAGTGAAAAAATCCCTTCTGTTTTTATGAACCAATATGATGGTTATACTTTAGCTTTGGAGCATTTATACGAAAAAGGCTACCGGAAATTTGTTAATGTTTACGGGAATACTACTGGTCTCAATACTCAAAGTCGTATGCTTGCTTTCAAAGATTTTTGTGAGCGTTATGACCTTGATCCGCATGAGTTTCGGCAGTTTTATGGGATGGGAAGTAGGCAAGACGGGGAAAAAATTGCGCATTGGTGGGAAGAGACTTCGCATAAACCTGATGCCTTCTTAACACCAAATGATTATTTCGCTGCGGGATTGTTGACAGAGGCGAGACGTTCTGGACACCACATCCCAGAAGATTTTGCGATTTGTGGTTTTGATAATATGGAAATTGCTCATTTGCTTGATATGACAACGATTCATTATCCAGTAAATTTACAAGCGGAAAATGCTTTTATGCTTATTATGAATAAACTATTCGGAAGTGATTTACCGCTGATTGATTTGGATTTCCATTTAGTAGAAAGAAAGACAACTTAA
- a CDS encoding ACT domain-containing protein codes for MRAVLTVIGKDNVGIIAGVSNKLAELNINIVDVSQTIMDGYFTMIMMCDISQITKEFDEVKSELTGKGENLQVKIHIQREEIFNAMHKL; via the coding sequence GTGAGAGCAGTTTTAACAGTAATTGGTAAAGATAATGTAGGTATTATTGCTGGTGTTAGTAATAAATTGGCGGAACTTAACATAAATATTGTGGACGTATCGCAAACAATTATGGATGGATATTTCACAATGATAATGATGTGTGATATTAGCCAAATCACCAAAGAATTTGATGAAGTAAAATCAGAACTAACTGGAAAAGGCGAGAACCTCCAAGTAAAAATACATATTCAGCGTGAAGAGATTTTTAACGCAATGCACAAACTATAG